The sequence GCGCCGATCAGCAGGCCGAGCTTTTCGCCCATCTGTTCGGTTACGCCCTGCACGTTGATACGTTGCAGGAACGCCGCCGATTCTTGAATGCGCTTTTCCAGCGTTTGCTGGACGCTCGGCACGACGGCGAATTTTTCCGCGACGCTCGCGACGCCGTTGAGCTTCGCGATGTTGTCCATGTAGCGCGTCAGTGCGCGCCGGGTAATCGGGTTCATGTGTTCTCCGGTAATTCGATCTGTGGTGTGTCAGCCCGACCGCTGTCAGCAATCGGTAGCGTCCCAATCGGCGCTGCCGGTTGCGCTCGGTCGCATGGCCGCGCCCGGTTCGCGTTCGAGCTTCTGGCTCAGGGTGTTGAACGCTTCGCGGTCTTTTTCGCGATCGGCTTTCAACGCCTCGATATCGCGCGTCAGACCATCGATCACGACCTGTTGCGACGCACTGTGGAACGACAGCCGTGTGATCAGGTCCGCGTTCGACGCATCGCCTTGCGCGAACTCGGCCGCCTTCGCGGCGCCGCCCTTCGATGCGTCGGCGGCCGATGCTGGGGGCTTCAGCGAGAAACCGAACATTTCGGCGAACCTCGCCACCACGGCCGACGCGATCGACGTAGACGACGCGGCAGGATCAGCGGGTTCGTCGCCGATGAGTGATGCCGCGTCTACCTCGACGCCGATCGAAAACAGGTTTTCCGGGGCCGCCTTGCGGGACTTGAAGTGCTCCGGGTGTTGCCGCGAGAACGTAAGGATTTCGGTGCCGAGGCTCGCGGGGCTGTCCGTCACGCCGATACCGAACAGATACGCCTTCCCCGTCTTTGCGAAATCCGGCGCAATCTCGACGCTCGTGTAGACCTTCTGGCGGGCCTTCACCATTGCCTTGAGATCGTCCGTCGGATCGATCTGTGCGAACAGCGCCAGCTTGCCGTCCTCGACCTCGCGCGCTTCGACGGCCCGGACGTCGCCATACGCGCGGAACGGGCCATCCGGCATGGTTCCCCGGTAGTGTTCGAGGAACACGCGCGCGCCGTACTTCGCCGGGTCGTACGTACTTGCCA comes from Burkholderia pyrrocinia and encodes:
- a CDS encoding GPO family capsid scaffolding protein — translated: MKFVRVATEGATTDGRDITRQQIEEMASTYDPAKYGARVFLEHYRGTMPDGPFRAYGDVRAVEAREVEDGKLALFAQIDPTDDLKAMVKARQKVYTSVEIAPDFAKTGKAYLFGIGVTDSPASLGTEILTFSRQHPEHFKSRKAAPENLFSIGVEVDAASLIGDEPADPAASSTSIASAVVARFAEMFGFSLKPPASAADASKGGAAKAAEFAQGDASNADLITRLSFHSASQQVVIDGLTRDIEALKADREKDREAFNTLSQKLEREPGAAMRPSATGSADWDATDC